Proteins encoded in a region of the Marinococcus sp. PL1-022 genome:
- the tyrS gene encoding tyrosine--tRNA ligase: MGIWEELEERGLVNQVTEREGLKDHLNNGQLRFYCGFDPTGDSLHIGHLLTIILMRRMQLHGHQPIALVGGGTGMIGDPSGRNAERSLNEPDIVEGFSQKIRTQLEKYLDFDGAYGAEIVNNHDWLGSMTLISFLRDFGKHFSVNYMLAKESVESRIQEGISFTEFSYQIMQSIDFYYLYKNHQCTLQIGGSDQWGNITAGLELIRRLEYEDEEKSPAYGMTIPLVTKADGTKFGKTAGYAIWLDPEKTSPYEMYQFLLNTDDRDVLKFIRYFTFIDQEEMKELEEKMQAEPEKREPHRRLAQEITSFVHGRAALNQAENITKALFGGGELTALTADEIAQGFKDVPSYTMETEEQNLVELLVQAGIAGSKRQAREDVQNGAVYINGEREQSTDKTVGKNDLIDDQFIIMRRGKKKYFLILKNNG, from the coding sequence ATGGGCATTTGGGAGGAATTAGAGGAAAGAGGACTTGTGAATCAGGTGACAGAAAGAGAGGGACTTAAGGATCATTTAAATAACGGTCAGCTCCGTTTTTACTGTGGATTTGACCCTACAGGAGACAGCCTCCATATTGGTCACCTGCTGACTATTATTTTAATGCGCCGGATGCAGCTGCACGGCCATCAGCCAATTGCTCTTGTAGGCGGGGGTACTGGAATGATTGGGGACCCGAGTGGGAGAAACGCGGAACGCTCTCTGAACGAACCAGACATTGTGGAAGGTTTTTCACAAAAAATTCGTACTCAGCTCGAAAAATACCTGGATTTTGACGGGGCGTATGGTGCAGAAATTGTAAACAACCATGACTGGCTTGGAAGCATGACCCTCATCAGCTTCCTGAGAGACTTTGGAAAGCATTTCAGCGTCAATTATATGCTCGCCAAAGAATCAGTGGAATCCCGGATTCAGGAAGGCATTTCTTTTACTGAATTCAGCTATCAGATAATGCAGTCAATCGATTTTTACTACCTGTACAAAAATCATCAGTGTACGCTTCAAATCGGTGGCAGCGACCAATGGGGCAATATTACCGCTGGTTTAGAGCTGATTCGCCGTCTGGAATATGAAGATGAGGAAAAATCTCCTGCTTACGGCATGACAATCCCATTAGTGACTAAAGCCGACGGCACGAAATTTGGAAAAACAGCCGGGTACGCAATATGGCTCGATCCTGAAAAAACATCTCCATACGAAATGTACCAATTTCTGCTTAATACAGACGATCGTGATGTATTAAAGTTCATACGCTACTTTACGTTTATTGATCAGGAAGAAATGAAAGAGCTTGAAGAAAAGATGCAGGCAGAGCCTGAAAAAAGGGAACCTCACCGGAGGCTCGCCCAGGAAATCACCTCATTTGTTCACGGCCGGGCAGCGCTGAATCAAGCTGAAAACATTACGAAGGCTCTGTTTGGCGGAGGCGAGCTCACAGCACTGACAGCAGATGAAATAGCGCAGGGCTTTAAGGATGTACCATCGTACACGATGGAAACAGAGGAACAAAACCTGGTGGAGCTCTTGGTTCAAGCGGGCATAGCAGGTTCAAAACGACAGGCCAGGGAAGATGTGCAGAATGGGGCCGTATATATTAATGGAGAGAGAGAACAGAGTACAGACAAAACGGTAGGGAAAAATGATTTAATTGACGATCAATTTATCATTATGCGCAGAGGTAAAAAGAAATATTTTCTGATTCTAAAAAACAATGGGTAA
- a CDS encoding ISL3 family transposase → MHMYSNITIPGLQGVRVLHTDEREGMVHLQVAVPRKRSRCPACGTWTRRVHDYRWQRVQHTAWFERPTVLHYRRRRYACPCGKRFAEANPLVDRYQRHSREWNQALGLRLVTGKNFTDTARQFSTSVTTALRRFDELASRTLPHVEQLPRVIAVDEYKGDTSAGKYQLLVADGATGRPVDILPDRKKETLKQYLQQKGGQVEVVVMDMSAPFHQAARRALNRPIIVADRFHVHRHVYWALERVRRRVQHTLSSYHRKRCKRLKHVFTKKAEDLTAQQVKIRDYYLAESEELRTAYELKEAFRAWFERSKRRMTTGQAGAIRDDLYAFYRQVEASGCPDMAQAAATVRRWQTEILNSFTFDYHNGTVEGLNNQTKVIKRNAFGFQRYDRLRAKVLLHHQYKWSLAG, encoded by the coding sequence GTGCATATGTATAGTAACATAACGATCCCCGGCCTCCAAGGGGTAAGGGTCCTCCACACCGACGAACGGGAAGGAATGGTGCACCTTCAGGTGGCGGTGCCCCGGAAACGGTCCCGGTGCCCAGCCTGTGGCACGTGGACCCGGCGGGTCCACGATTACCGGTGGCAGCGGGTGCAGCATACGGCCTGGTTTGAACGGCCAACCGTGCTTCATTATCGTCGGCGGCGGTACGCCTGCCCCTGCGGGAAGCGATTTGCTGAAGCTAATCCACTGGTCGATCGGTATCAGCGGCACAGCCGGGAATGGAATCAGGCCCTCGGCCTCCGGCTGGTCACCGGCAAGAATTTCACCGATACAGCCCGCCAGTTTTCCACGTCAGTCACGACGGCGCTGCGCCGGTTTGACGAGTTGGCTTCCCGGACGCTCCCGCACGTGGAGCAGCTGCCACGGGTGATTGCTGTCGACGAGTACAAAGGCGACACGAGCGCCGGCAAGTATCAGCTGTTGGTGGCGGACGGGGCTACCGGACGTCCGGTCGACATTTTGCCGGACCGGAAGAAAGAGACACTGAAGCAGTACCTGCAGCAGAAAGGCGGCCAGGTGGAGGTGGTCGTGATGGATATGAGTGCGCCCTTTCACCAGGCGGCCCGGCGGGCCCTGAACCGTCCGATCATCGTGGCGGACCGGTTTCACGTGCACCGGCACGTGTACTGGGCTCTCGAACGGGTCCGGCGCCGCGTGCAGCACACCCTGTCGTCCTACCACCGCAAGCGGTGCAAACGGCTGAAGCACGTGTTTACCAAAAAAGCCGAAGACCTCACCGCCCAACAGGTGAAGATCCGGGACTATTACCTGGCCGAGTCGGAAGAGCTCCGGACGGCATATGAACTCAAAGAAGCCTTTCGGGCCTGGTTTGAGCGGAGCAAGCGCCGGATGACAACCGGCCAGGCCGGCGCGATCCGGGATGATCTGTACGCCTTCTACCGGCAGGTGGAAGCGAGCGGGTGCCCGGACATGGCCCAGGCTGCCGCCACCGTCCGGCGCTGGCAGACCGAAATCCTGAACAGTTTTACGTTCGATTATCACAATGGCACCGTGGAAGGACTGAACAACCAGACCAAGGTGATCAAACGGAACGCCTTCGGGTTCCAGCGGTACGACCGCCTGCGGGCCAAAGTGTTATTGCATCATCAATATAAATGGTCGCTCGCCGGATAA
- the rpsD gene encoding 30S ribosomal protein S4 codes for MARYTGPTWKKSRRFGISLSGTGKELEKRPYPPGEHGPTQRRKLSEYGVQLQEKQKLRFMYNLNERQFLRTFNIAGKLPGVHGENFLILLESRLDNLVYRLGLSRTRRGARQLVNHGHITVDGNRVDIPSYRVEPGKTISVREKSRNMSAIQDALEANSFVPEYLTFDADNLQGTYSRYPERSELPAEISEALIVEYYSR; via the coding sequence ATGGCACGCTATACAGGTCCAACCTGGAAAAAGTCCCGCCGCTTCGGCATCTCTCTCAGTGGTACAGGAAAAGAACTCGAAAAACGTCCTTATCCGCCGGGAGAGCATGGTCCAACGCAGCGCAGAAAATTATCCGAATACGGTGTTCAACTGCAGGAAAAACAGAAGCTTCGTTTCATGTACAACTTAAATGAGCGCCAATTCCTGCGCACATTTAACATCGCTGGCAAACTGCCTGGTGTACACGGCGAAAACTTCCTGATTCTGCTTGAATCCCGTCTCGATAACCTTGTTTATCGTCTCGGCCTTTCCCGCACACGCCGCGGCGCACGCCAGCTGGTTAACCATGGCCACATCACTGTAGACGGAAATCGTGTAGATATCCCGTCTTACCGCGTAGAGCCAGGAAAAACCATCAGTGTTCGTGAAAAGTCCCGCAACATGAGCGCTATCCAGGACGCACTTGAAGCTAATTCTTTCGTTCCGGAATATCTCACATTTGATGCTGACAACCTTCAGGGCACCTACAGTCGTTACCCTGAACGCTCTGAGCTTCCTGCGGAAATTTCCGAAGCACTGATCGTTGAGTACTACTCCCGTTAA